Proteins found in one bacterium genomic segment:
- a CDS encoding DUF342 domain-containing protein: MTGSSDSTWGSAPVVGDDWGAAAPEITYRVRVGPERIAVLLDCPDPHADLDGWAERIHADLIDLDLPEYPDPPTIRHLLADSCLPGDDLAAHPLVMGRAPVPSMNAHLAWTHDYFATGWLIDEQSDRIDYREKVERCSVHRNELLLRLHHATEGEPGLDVFLNALPVDKPEKVRVRCGKGVREVAEENSTAYYAAIDGRLRFVDDTVTVDEVYHVKGDVDLATGNIHHAGSVTVEGDIRDGALVEADGDVVVKGMIEKATVVCGGSLTVAGGILGDPGRKVRVTGDLEARYINKADVKVQGEIRVTRQILQSQVRALGRILVPTGRAAGGLISALAGIEIGTAGAPGATHTEFEAGIDFQLQDQMAIYYRKIEKLEETLVPIESEVRHATADPVRAEAPEFRGIVESLTAQRMMIQESISEQYMHLDTLQQISAERARFHVVIFEAVWSGTSFRLGEARVDVKKSIEKPRIAVRREDRARVVPLGVANLPHGVKLPPGVTLPGEIPVE, translated from the coding sequence GTGACCGGCAGCAGCGACAGCACCTGGGGCAGCGCCCCGGTCGTCGGCGACGACTGGGGCGCCGCCGCGCCCGAGATCACCTACCGCGTGCGGGTGGGACCGGAGCGCATCGCGGTCCTGCTCGACTGCCCCGACCCCCACGCCGACCTGGACGGCTGGGCCGAGCGCATCCACGCCGACCTGATCGATCTGGACCTGCCCGAGTACCCCGATCCGCCGACGATCCGGCACCTGCTGGCCGACTCGTGCCTGCCCGGCGACGACCTGGCCGCCCACCCCCTGGTCATGGGCCGCGCCCCCGTGCCGAGCATGAACGCGCATCTGGCCTGGACCCACGACTACTTCGCCACCGGCTGGCTCATCGACGAGCAGTCCGACCGCATCGACTACCGCGAGAAGGTCGAGCGCTGCAGCGTGCACCGCAACGAACTGCTGCTGCGTCTGCACCACGCCACCGAGGGCGAGCCGGGGCTCGACGTCTTCCTCAACGCGCTCCCGGTCGACAAGCCCGAGAAGGTGCGGGTGCGCTGCGGCAAGGGGGTGCGCGAGGTCGCCGAGGAGAACTCGACCGCCTACTACGCCGCCATCGACGGCCGCCTGCGCTTCGTCGACGACACCGTCACGGTCGACGAGGTCTACCACGTCAAGGGCGACGTGGACCTCGCCACCGGCAACATCCACCACGCGGGGTCCGTGACGGTGGAGGGAGACATCCGCGACGGGGCGCTCGTCGAGGCCGACGGCGACGTGGTCGTCAAGGGGATGATCGAGAAGGCCACCGTCGTCTGCGGCGGCAGCCTCACCGTCGCGGGCGGGATCCTCGGCGACCCCGGACGCAAGGTGCGGGTGACCGGCGACCTCGAGGCGCGCTACATCAACAAGGCCGACGTGAAGGTGCAGGGCGAGATCCGCGTCACGCGCCAGATCCTGCAGTCCCAGGTGCGGGCCCTCGGACGCATCCTCGTGCCCACCGGCCGGGCGGCCGGCGGCCTGATCAGCGCCCTCGCCGGAATCGAGATCGGCACCGCCGGGGCGCCGGGCGCGACCCACACCGAGTTCGAGGCCGGCATCGACTTCCAGCTCCAGGACCAGATGGCCATCTACTACCGCAAGATCGAGAAGCTCGAGGAGACGCTGGTGCCCATCGAGTCCGAGGTGCGCCATGCCACGGCCGATCCGGTGCGGGCCGAGGCGCCGGAGTTCCGCGGCATCGTCGAGTCGCTGACGGCCCAGCGCATGATGATCCAGGAATCGATCTCCGAGCAGTACATGCACCTGGACACCCTGCAGCAGATCTCCGCCGAACGCGCCCGCTTCCACGTCGTGATCTTCGAGGCCGTGTGGTCGGGCACGAGCTTCCGGCTGGGCGAGGCGCGGGTCGACGTGAAGAAGTCCATCGAGAAACCGCGCATCGCGGTGCGCCGCGAGGACCGCGCGCGCGTCGTGCCCCTCGGGGTGGCCAACCTGCCCCACGGCGTGAAGCTCCCGCCGGGCGTGACGCTGCCGGGCGAGATCCCCGTCGAATAG
- a CDS encoding ParA family protein yields MRIIAIAMTKGGVGKTTTAVNLSHGLALAGERVLLVDADTQGQCAKALGVDYDLSLNEVLLGEAGVLEAVTRARTGLDLVASDHHLTHAALAIARRERDGHRALADALAPVADRYDAVVIDAAPGVDAVAVNVLACADEVVAPVALAPAALAGVLDFVRHVERVAAHNPGLHLSRVLPTFHDQRTRTSAETLMQLRAHFGPRLCRPIRVNVELAEAFGWQKTIFEHAPRSRGASDYEEFIAAMTAVPELV; encoded by the coding sequence ATGCGCATCATCGCCATCGCCATGACCAAGGGCGGCGTGGGCAAGACCACGACCGCCGTCAACCTGTCCCACGGTCTCGCCCTGGCGGGCGAACGCGTCCTGCTGGTCGACGCCGACACCCAGGGCCAGTGCGCCAAGGCCCTCGGCGTCGACTACGACCTCAGCCTGAACGAGGTGCTGCTGGGCGAGGCGGGCGTGCTCGAGGCCGTGACCCGGGCGCGGACGGGCCTCGATCTCGTGGCCAGCGACCATCACCTGACCCATGCCGCCCTGGCCATCGCCCGCCGGGAACGCGACGGCCACCGTGCCCTCGCCGATGCCCTCGCGCCCGTCGCCGACCGCTACGACGCCGTGGTCATCGATGCCGCGCCCGGCGTCGACGCCGTGGCCGTGAACGTGCTGGCCTGCGCCGACGAGGTGGTGGCCCCGGTGGCCCTGGCGCCGGCGGCCCTGGCTGGCGTGCTCGACTTCGTGCGCCACGTGGAGCGCGTCGCGGCGCACAACCCCGGGCTGCACCTCAGCCGGGTGCTGCCGACCTTCCACGACCAGCGCACCCGCACCTCGGCCGAGACCCTGATGCAGCTGCGCGCCCACTTCGGCCCGCGCCTGTGCCGTCCGATCCGCGTCAACGTCGAGCTGGCCGAGGCCTTCGGATGGCAGAAGACGATCTTCGAGCACGCGCCCCGGTCGCGCGGAGCGTCCGACTACGAGGAGTTCATCGCCGCGATGACGGCGGTGCCGGAGCTGGTCTAG